Genomic window (Bacillus pumilus):
GATTCTGCGGGCGGATCTGCTAAGCAAGGTCGGGATCGTCATTTCCAAGCGATCTTACCGTTAAGAGGGAAAATTCTAAACGTGGAAAAAGCACGACTAGATAAAATTCTATCGAACAACGAGGTTCGTTCAATGATTACAGCACTAGGTACTGGAATCGGAGAAGACTTCACTTTAGAGAAAGCACGCTATCATAAAATCGTAATCATGACAGATGCGGATGTGGATGGAGCGCATATTCGAACGCTGCTCTTAACATTCTTCTATCGTTACATGCGCGAAATCATTGAAAGCGGTTATGTGTATATTGCGCAGCCACCTCTATATAAAGTGCAACAAGGGAAGCGTGTTGAATACGTATATAACGATAAGCAGCTAGATGAGCTGTTAAAATCACTTCCTCAAACACCAAAGCCTGGACTTCAGCGTTATAAAGGTCTTGGAGAGATGAATGCTACTCAGCTTTGGGAAACAACAATGGATCCAGAAATGAGAACACTTCTTCAAGTCACGCTTGAGGATGCAATCGATGCTGATGAGACATTTGAAATGCTGATGGGAGATAAAGTAGAGCCGAGACGAAACTTTATCGAAGAAAACGCACAATACGTGAAAAACCTTGATATCTAGATAGACTCTATGTGAACAACCTTATTTCTTGTTTGGAATAAGGTTGTTTTTAAAGAATGAGAGGCATGTAACCAATGTCCTGGTTTTCTGCGTTTCCGCTGATTTTCTAGTAAATAAATGTGTATAAAGCCAAGATTATTGATATAATGGAGAATAGTCTTGTGAAGATAAATACATATTTTACTCCCACATAATTTATTTCATGTGATACGTAAAGGGAGGTTCTTATAGTGAGTGAACAACATAAACCAAATGTACGCGAAGTGAATATTAGTCAAGAAATGCGTACGTCCTTTTTAGATTATGCAATGAGTGTTATTGTGTCGCGTGCTTTACCCGATGTGCGAGATGGTTTGAAGCCCGTGCATCGACGAATTTTGTATGCGATGAATGACCTAGGTATGACAAGTGATAAACCATTTAAGAAATCTGCACGTATCGTTGGGGAAGTTATCGGTAAATACCACCCTCACGGTGACAGTGCAGTATATGAAGCAATGGTGCGTATGGCACAAGACTTCAACTATCGCAACATGCTGGTTGAAGGGCACGGAAACTTTGGCTCCGTCGATGGAGATGGTGCAGCAGCGATGCGTTATACTGAGGCGCGTCTTTCTAAGATTTCAATGGAAATCCTCCGTGACATCACAAAGGATACGATTGATTATCAAGATAACTACGATGGCAGTGAAAGAGAGCCAATCGTTATGCCTGCTCGCTTCCCGAACTTACTAGTCAATGGGGCAACAGGTATCGCAGTAGGGATGGCAACCAACATTCCGCCTCATCAACTAGGAGAAGTCATTGACGGTGTGTTGGCAATTAGTGAAAACCCGGAAATGACAACGCAGGATCTAATGGAAGTCATTCCAGGTCCAGACTTCCCAACTGCGGGACAAATCATTGGCCGAAGCGGAATCCGCAAAGCATACGAAACGGGCCGAGGCTCTATTACATTACGTGCAAAGTCTATCATTGAAGAAACATCCAGCGGTAAACAGCGGATTGTCATCAATGAGATTCCATACCAGGTCAACAAAGCTCGTTTGATCGAAAAAATTGCTGATCTTGTGCGCGATAAAAAGATTGATGGTATTACAGATCTTCGTGACGAATCCGATCGTAATGGGATGCGGATTGTCATTGAACTTCGAAGAGACGCAAATGCCCACGTTCTATTAAACAATCTTTATAAACAGACAACGCTTCAAACATCATTTGGAATCAACTTATTGGCACTTGTTGATGGACAACCAAAAGTTTTGTCGCTCAAACAATGTCTTGAATATTATCTAGAGCATCAAAAAGTAATCATTCGCAGAAGAACGGCGTATGAACTTCGCAAAGCTGAAGCAAGAGCTCATATTCTAGAAGGTTTAAGAATAGCCCTTGATCACTTAGATGAAGTCATTTCATTAATTAGAAGCTCTCAAACTGCTGAAATTGCAAGAAATGGCTTAATGGAGAACTATAGCTTGTCTGAAAAACAAGCACAGGCCATTCTCGACATGCGACTTCAGCGCTTAACTGGTTTGGAAAGAGAAAAGATAGAAGATGAATACAAAGGACTTGTTGATTTGATTGCTGAATTGAAAGCCATCTTAGCAGACAATGAAAAAGTTCTCGAAATCATTAGAGAAGAATTAACAGAAATCAAGGAACGCTTCAATGATACGCGCCGCACTGAAATTGTGACAGCTGGTATCGAAACGATTGAAGACGAAGATTTAATTCCTGTTGAGAACATCGTGATTACACTGACTCATAATGGTTATATCAAGCGTCTCCCTGCATCGACATACCGCAGTCAAAAAAGAGGCGGTAAAGGCGTCCAAGGAATGGGAACCAACGAAGATGATTTCGTTGAACAGCTGATCTCAACATCGACCCATGATACGATCCTCTTCTTCTCTAATAAAGGGAAGGTCTATCGTGCGAAAGGGTATGAGATTCCTGAATTCGGACGTACAGCGAAAGGGATTCCGATCATTAACCTTCTTGAAGTAGAAAAGGGAGAATGGATTAACGCCATTATTCCAGTCAGCGAGTTTGATGAAGATTCGTATCTCTTCTTTACAACAAGACATGGTGTATCCAAACGAACGTCATTGTCTCAGTTTGCCAACATTCGAAACAACGGTCTTATTGCATTGAGTCTTCGTGACGAAGACGAACTAATGGCTGTTCGTTTAACCAATGGAGAAAAACAAATCATCATTGGAACGAAAAAGGGTATGCTGATCCGTTTTGACGAAACAGATGTGCGTGAGATGGGACGTACGGCAGCTGGAGTGAAAGGAATCACACTTGCCGAAGATGACATTGTCGTTGGTATGGAAATCCTTGAGCCAGATGCAAACGTATTGATCGTAACTGAAAAAGGATATGGTAAGCTAACCCCTGAAAAAGAATACCGTGTTCAAAGTCGTGGCGGTAAAGGTCTTAAAACGTGTAAGATGACTGACAATAACGGTCCGCTTGTCACAGTGAAGGCAACGAATGCTGAAGCTGAAGAAGACTTGATGATTATTACAGGGAGCGGTGTAATCATTCGTATGGCCGTTTCTGACATTTCAACAACAGGTCGAGTCACACAAGGTGTCCGTTTGATCCGTCTTGGTGATGATGAACATGTCGCTACAGTGGCATTAGTCGAACAATCACAAGAAGACGAAGAAGAGAATAGTGAAGAAAACGTAGAAAATATAGAGTCAGATCAAGAGGAATCTGAGTAAAGATAAAGCCGGTGAAGAACCGGCTTTATTTTTTTATAAAAAAACATGAGTTTTTTTGAAATTTATAATGCTTTTTTTATAGATATATGTTAATCTTTCAAAGGAGCAAAAAGAGGCTCTATTTTTTATCTCTTTCTCAGTAAGAACTTCTTAAAAAAATAAAATGTTTTTCAAGAAAAATGTTGACTGTTGATAGAGATATATGATATATTTAAGTGGTCGCTTTGAGAGAGTGACGCACAAGTTCTTTGAAAACTAAACAAGACAAAACGTACCTGTTAATTCGAGTTTTTGTAAAAAAATCCTATGATACATCATAGGTAGTCAGTCAAACGCTGACGAAAAACAAAACTTCGGTTTTGTACTTTTTCGGAGAGTTTGATCCTGGCTCAGGACGAACGCTGGCGGCGTGCCTAATACATGCAAGTCGAGCGAACAGAAGGGAGCTTGCTCCCGGATGTTAGCGGCGGACGGGTGAGTAACACGTGGGTAACCTGCCTGTAAGACTGGGATAACTCCGGGAAACCGGAGCTAATACCGGATAGTTCCTTGAACCACATGGTTCAAGGATGAAAGACGGTTTCGGCTGTCACTTACAGATGGACCCGCGGCGCATTAGCTAGTTGGTGGGGTAATGGCTCACCAAGGCGACGATGCGTAGCCGACCTGAGAGGGTGATCGGCCACACTGGGACTGAGACACGGCCCAGACTCCTACGGGAGGCAGCAGTAGGGAATCTTCCGCAATGGACGAAAGTCTGACGGAGCAACGCCGCGTGAGTGATGAAGGTTTTCGGATCGTAAAGCTCTGTTGTTAGGGAAGAACAAGTGCGAGAGTAACTGCTCGCACCTTGACGGTACCTAACCAGAAAGCCACGGCTAACTACGTGCCAGCAGCCGCGGTAATACGTAGGTGGCAAGCGTTGTCCGGAATTATTGGGCGTAAAGGGCTCGCAGGCGGTTTCTTAAGTCTGATGTGAAAGCCCCCGGCTCAACCGGGGAGGGTCATTGGAAACTGGGAAACTTGAGTGCAGAAGAGGAGAGTGGAATTCCACGTGTAGCGGTGAAATGCGTAGAGATGTGGAGGAACACCAGTGGCGAAGGCGACTCTCTGGTCTGTAACTGACGCTGAGGAGCGAAAGCGTGGGGAGCGAACAGGATTAGATACCCTGGTAGTCCACGCCGTAAACGATGAGTGCTAAGTGTTAGGGGGTTTCCGCCCCTTAGTGCTGCAGCTAACGCATTAAGCACTCCGCCTGGGGAGTACGGTCGCAAGACTGAAACTCAAAGGAATTGACGGGGGCCCGCACAAGCGGTGGAGCATGTGGTTTAATTCGAAGCAACGCGAAGAACCTTACCAGGTCTTGACATCCTTTGACAACCCTAGAGATAGGGCTTTCCCTTCGGGGACAGAGTGACAGGTGGTGCATGGTTGTCGTCAGCTCGTGTCGTGAGATGTTGGGTTAAGTCCCGCAACGAGCGCAACCCTTGATCTTAGTTGCC
Coding sequences:
- the gyrA gene encoding DNA gyrase subunit A; protein product: MSEQHKPNVREVNISQEMRTSFLDYAMSVIVSRALPDVRDGLKPVHRRILYAMNDLGMTSDKPFKKSARIVGEVIGKYHPHGDSAVYEAMVRMAQDFNYRNMLVEGHGNFGSVDGDGAAAMRYTEARLSKISMEILRDITKDTIDYQDNYDGSEREPIVMPARFPNLLVNGATGIAVGMATNIPPHQLGEVIDGVLAISENPEMTTQDLMEVIPGPDFPTAGQIIGRSGIRKAYETGRGSITLRAKSIIEETSSGKQRIVINEIPYQVNKARLIEKIADLVRDKKIDGITDLRDESDRNGMRIVIELRRDANAHVLLNNLYKQTTLQTSFGINLLALVDGQPKVLSLKQCLEYYLEHQKVIIRRRTAYELRKAEARAHILEGLRIALDHLDEVISLIRSSQTAEIARNGLMENYSLSEKQAQAILDMRLQRLTGLEREKIEDEYKGLVDLIAELKAILADNEKVLEIIREELTEIKERFNDTRRTEIVTAGIETIEDEDLIPVENIVITLTHNGYIKRLPASTYRSQKRGGKGVQGMGTNEDDFVEQLISTSTHDTILFFSNKGKVYRAKGYEIPEFGRTAKGIPIINLLEVEKGEWINAIIPVSEFDEDSYLFFTTRHGVSKRTSLSQFANIRNNGLIALSLRDEDELMAVRLTNGEKQIIIGTKKGMLIRFDETDVREMGRTAAGVKGITLAEDDIVVGMEILEPDANVLIVTEKGYGKLTPEKEYRVQSRGGKGLKTCKMTDNNGPLVTVKATNAEAEEDLMIITGSGVIIRMAVSDISTTGRVTQGVRLIRLGDDEHVATVALVEQSQEDEEENSEENVENIESDQEESE